In a genomic window of Glaciimonas sp. PCH181:
- a CDS encoding HNH endonuclease signature motif containing protein, whose translation MNLEELMLIAEPIPFSGCFVLTMKGDKHGYVRFRENKKEIYAHRLSYRLSKGEIPKGFSICHHCDTPSCINPNHLFAGTHKQNMHDMAKKGRGGYPPGIGSLLIGERHGMARLKESDINPIRKSALTNTELAKEYKVNRQTIRDVRQFITWKHVPMY comes from the coding sequence ATGAACTTGGAAGAATTGATGTTGATCGCAGAGCCAATCCCGTTTAGTGGGTGCTTTGTTTTGACGATGAAGGGCGATAAGCACGGATACGTTCGATTCAGAGAAAACAAAAAAGAGATCTACGCGCATCGACTTTCCTACAGATTGAGCAAGGGTGAAATCCCAAAGGGCTTCAGTATTTGCCATCACTGCGATACGCCTTCGTGCATAAACCCAAATCACCTTTTTGCTGGTACGCATAAGCAAAATATGCACGACATGGCGAAGAAGGGGCGCGGTGGGTATCCGCCGGGGATTGGGTCTTTGTTGATCGGCGAGCGGCATGGGATGGCGAGATTAAAAGAATCTGACATCAACCCAATTCGCAAGTCCGCATTGACTAATACAGAACTAGCAAAGGAATACAAGGTTAATAGACAAACCATCAGGGACGTTAGGCAGTTCATTACTTGGAAGCATGTCCCAATGTATTGA